The Rosa rugosa chromosome 1, drRosRugo1.1, whole genome shotgun sequence genomic sequence tgacccttatacttgaggatgtctatttggctaacaaagaCCCGTGTGATAAGTTGAGGATATGACACATCATACTTTgacttgggtgtcccaaacAGTCATGTcgtagcaagtagttgctcgaatcAGTTAGCTTCTGACTAACTGAGTGATTTAACTCAACCGATCTAATGATGGTTATGTAGAGACCATTTGAAAGGCACGTCAACTTCTCCAATGTATGCTTCCGGCCATATAGTTCGAGGGTTatgcaattaaatatattaatccaCTTAATTTTTCCTCAGTGGTTTCAATGTGATAAATCCATTGGCTCGAAGATCCTTAAAACTCAactacattcttctggaacttTGAGAATATAAGGTTGAAATAAATCACCAAATATAATGAAAATATatcaaaaatctcaaaatttATAAtctaaaacataaatcaccaaataTAATCCGAAAAATTAAACATCATCAATAAAGTTGAAATAAATATGGCACAAGGGGACAATCATATCCATATCTTCGAGTTTCAATCATTGGTATGTCCAGTAGCTGCCTGGAAATATGTGATCTCTAGTGTGGTATCCATAGGAATTAGCCCTTCGAAAAAGTTAGCCACTCGAGTTCCTCGACCGGCGTGATACTCATTTACAACATCTGCTTCCGCACGGCAGGTGTGAGACCAGTGATCAATTTCTCTACATTGATATCAAATATCCTGCTGATTCTGGTGGCGATAGGCCGGAatagtgttcctttcaactcaaGCTTGTTTAGCTGGGGCACCACGGTTCCTACCATGTGGGCCTTGGCGACGTGGGCCCAGATTATGTGCTCTTTGGCCACACGGCTGATGGCCATATGGGCCACCTCTTCTTCCTCGTCTCGGACGATCGAACCTTCTGTCCCTTCCATGGCCCCAATTTCTTCTTTCACAATTAGGTTTGCGATGATCAACAACATTTGCTTCAGGCAAAGGGGTTGCTTTAGTAACGATAGGCCTGGCGTGGATTTGCTTCGGGCTGACGTGGTAGCAGGCCTTGCGGCTTGGGCTGAGCTACCGGTTTGGATCAGTGGCTTGGGCTGCCAGCTGCAATcctaaaaaccctaatttctcccttttcttttttcaatcaatcaatccaaagcatgaacaaaaatatttcaaataaaaTAATCAGACAGATTTTGGGTTCATGCATCATAGGGGATCTTTACATACTATCATGGTCTAATAAGCATGTAGATTTAAGATTTGAAACAAAATAGCTAGGGTTCATGCTTCATGGTGATTTTTCATATTCAATCAAAGGCTTGATAAACATTAATATAAATTCAGATTTAGAAAGCCTACTTTGTTGTAGAGCTAGTAGGGTcatgttgattgaatgatgattCACCTCTTCTCTTTGGCAATCCAACCCAAGAGTTATTAGTCCCTTTTAGTTGACAATTCGAATCTTAGAGCTATTCATGATAATAATGTGTTGTGAAATATAAAAGTAAGAGAGTGTTTGGAGACAAAGGAATTGTGTGTGTTATTCATCTGAAAAATCCACTTTTATATAAAGAGAGGTAGGGTTACTAGAGTTACAAGTACCAAACAATCACAAGTATACCCCTATGACCATTTACATGAATAGCCACACTAATATAAGTATTTACAACAGTAAAGAAATTTTCTTGGCAAATGAGGATGATGACATTTATGTGGTTATACAATGCTATAAATTTCTTGACTATTTAAATAAGTGATCACTCTAAACTTATTGATGGGATTTGATGATAAGTACTTTCAGATAGAGAGGAAAGTGAAATAGTATCTAAAGAAATGTGAAGAGGGTTTCCACCAACTTCTTCGAGCAAAACTAAAAGGTTTTCAGAATCTTTTAAGAATGATCGAGGAACGTGGTACCTGAGAAACATATAAACACTCGTGAGATAAGATTAGCTTAACTAAAAGTAAGGAATATGGTAATAAGTTCTCACTAGCTTAACAAGATAATGTCATATAAGGTGGCTAAAGATCTTCAATTTGATTCCTTTCTTGTAGAAATTAGTTTTGAAAGATTATCCAGAATATAATAGTTTTGATCATGAAATTACTAGTGCTGACAACTTACATCGTTTGTGAAGGTTTGCCTTTCGAAGTAAGGAATGAAACCCAATATCGACCAATACTTTGTCCATTAATCCAAGCTTCGCCCTTTGCCATTGAGCTAAGGTTTAAGGCGACTGGATCATTTCCCACAGGTGCATCGAAAAATgtctgaaatttttttatcaAGGTCTTGTTAATCAATATAATGCAAATGAATTGAAGGAAAGTGCTTAGATTTTCTATATTTGTTCAGAAGTTTCTGCAGCATACCATGTACCAAGTCAGTGATTGATTAAAATAGCCTTCAATATTGTTCCATTCAATGTTGTCCAGATTTTCTTCTCTATATATTTGCAACTTTTCTCCAAGTAACCCAACCTGTCAAATAATAATTTTGTTCATAAATGACATATAAATGAATTTCTATAATATTCATGATCTGATAGGGTTTTACCTGGTATCCCCATGCATAGTTAGTAAAATTGTAAAATTGATCCGAGTTGCAGTGAATTTCAACTCTTTTCAAGCCAGCAAATTTGCTTTCAAGAAAAGCACCCGAGTCCTTTAAAAAGCACATGAAATCTTAGAAAATCATTATATGTATAGTGAAATTTCCAGCGAAGAAATAACCAAGAGGAGATGATGTACGAACCGGTAGTCCAACCATAACGCTTAGCAAAGAAATATTGTTACTTCCATTATTTAACAGAACTGGAGTCTCCATAATGAATTGTTTGGTATCATGACTACCATGTGCATTTCCTGAATAGTTGAGGGAGTAAAATGAAATTAGAAATTATTGATCATTAGACTACCAACATTATCAAAATACCATTtcacattttattttttttttgcaaaaacgATCCTTGCAGAGAAACATGTGATTCTGAATATGGAACCGCTTGATAACATGGCCGAAATGAGAAAGTCAATAAAAGATTCTCTTATCGGACGTCAAATCAACCCTAGCTACTTATGTATGCACGTAATAGCTAACTAGACGACTATATTCACTGTCGATCTTTGTTTggctttgaaaaaagaaaaagaaaaaaagggaatcTGTAAAACTCGTTGTTTTTTGCTCGAATGAGAAGTATACACACTATTTGATCAAAAAAGTacacacactagtataattACCTGTATGTATGCCATTCACGAAAGCATGTGTTACATGTCCGAAAGACTCTACACGAAGTACTGGTTCAGTGCAAGAAATGTTGTGCTGAAATCTGTTATTCCATAAAAATCCATTACATTATATGTGATGATTTTATGTAAAGGAAAGGAAGTTTCATATAGATATGAATATACCTCATAGTATACCAAAGATAATCAGATTTGTCTTTGGTCACGTTCATGTGCTCAAGTAGTGTATCCGATTGTAGAGATATTGTAGGTTCAAAATTTTGGATGACATCTTTAGACCCCTCCCAACTATCCACTGAATCAAAGATTTGAGCTGATCTTGTAATTCTTTTGTTAGAGCTTGTATTCACCTATCCATACagatatatgtataattaatTGTACACAAAACACGAGCTTTTACAGTACCTAGAATCAACTCGATGAGCAGTAGAAAACATTACAGAAAAATGGATACATTAAAGACATATATAGGTTAAgcttctctatatatatagacatcgATGGATTCCCTTCTCTATTTAGTTTAACCTTAATTATTATAGAAATTTTATTCCCGTCTCATTAACTTATACGATTTAAAGACCGGAACCATAAAGTTTTAAGGTGCTCATTCAAAATCATTGAAAGTATTTGTAATGATAAATGGTTTATAAtcaccctttcaaaaaaataaatggtTTATAATTACAAATCATTTAATCATTTGATTACCATCATTTTCATTTTAGATTTATGTGATAGATCGGTCATGTTAGTCTGCATAGTTAAGGTAACTACATGACTTCCGACATAACTAGTTTTTGCACAGCTAATACTTGAAGGGTTCTAATTACTGGAGTGTATTGTGTACGTAAGTAAGACGTAAGAGTACGTACGTGCACTTTTCGTATTATAAGATTGACCTTATGATTGGATGAGGGATGTACGTACATACTTCATGTTAAATAGTAATAAATGGGGCAAAACTATAACTTACCTTTGCAGTGTTGAAAATCACCTTTTCACAGTCTGGTAGAATGCTGATTGACATTGGCATCAGGTAGTATGATATATTTCGAAATTGAACAGTAGCATTAGTTTTTTCATCGTTATTTACTAGAAATGCAACACATCTTCCAGCACTTTCTTCTTGAAAGACATAGGCCTATAAATACAATTGACAAGTAATTGTAATTATCAGTGTTTGTATATATCATACTCAAAACATGGAATTTGATCGAGATCGATAATCACCTCTTGAAGTTGACCTaaagaaaaattagttctcattccctGCAGTAAAGTTGTCGAGCAGTTTCTAAATGCAGCATGCAATTGCTTAAGATGACCCCATTTGGGTTGCCTTAACAAACCTAATTTTAGAGCGCGAGTAAGTGGTTATTTTGTTAATCTATACAATGAAGTTGAGGATCGGAGCAACTAATTCATAGGATGTAAATTGATGATTATGAAAGTACTCACCATATTCATCTAGCGGAGCTTGATCATAATAACCTGTTATGACATATGCAGAGCTTGTTCTTCCAAAGTTAGTTCCACCATGATACTATATCAATTACGGTGTAAATTAAGTTATACTAATTAAATTAAGGTATATATAATAACATGAATATAGGATCGAAACTCATACATACCATGTAGTAGTTTACATAGCTTCCATTCATCCGAGCTATAAAAAGCGCAACGTGAAATGCAATATTTTCAGCAGATCTTATGTATGGTTCTCCGCCATACACTTGATAGCTACATATTAAAATGAAGGGAAATAATGAACTATCAGAGAGCGCAAGCTCCTTTTGATATTAACTAGCGGGATGAAGGAATTTAACTGCTTTTCATAGCTACCAACTAATAATTAACCTTATAGATTATTTACTTATAATGGAATTAAAGTAGATATATTAATTCAAGGAGAAACGAAGAAGCATACAATGACGTCCAATTCTCTGTCCACATAGAGGGTTTATTAGGTGAGTTTGGTCCTCCAAAAGTCTTCCCACATTGCATTCCATTGCAGGTATTGATCTGTGTAGAATCAAACcaaccaaaaaaattaaaaaactcgCAGTCATATACTGCAAATGATTAGGGTTTGGTGAAACTCAGTAATAGAAATGCACTTACTTACCACTGGATCAGGAGCATCAGTTTGCTTGCACATCACCCATGGCACACCAGTTTGGAGGTCGACTGCCATTTTTGCAGCCCATCGAACGTAGGCAGGTCCTTTCTCGTGGAATGCTGCTTCCACATTTTGATATTCATTTTCAATCTATGAGTTTAATTTATTTGATTAGCACGTTACAATATATcttcaagtaaaaaaaaatacaaatttaCTAAAGTTAATGGTCGAATATTTGTTAAAAATAATCATCCAAGATTAATTAGGTACCTGCGAGAGTATGATTGGACCTCCTTGTGAAGCGTATAATTCCTCTGATTTCATCAAGTTCACTATTTTTGTAGTAAAATTTTGCATGTAAAACTACATAAACCAAGAAACAATAACTTGTTAGAAATTTTATGATTAGTTCACCTCTACTAAACAATAACGTACTTGTACGTTATTACATACAGAACAAACATTTGGAGATGAATTGAAACTCTAACCCTTATTACGATCTTAATTATCTATGGTGTTTCTGAAATATTGTTTTAAGTGTAAGAACCTAATAATAACTTGACGAATAATTATGAAAGTCTAATCGAACAGATGATTAGTTGGAATGTCACATTGTCATTGGGGGGCAGGAAATTTTGGTTCTCTACTCTCTCCAGCAAATTCAAATAATTCAAAATCTCGATATACAGAGAGAATACACCGATTGAGAGCAATGTAGAAGACTTAGGTTTGTGATTGATGCTCTCTTTAGGTTAATTATCTACGTACTTGTTTATTTTGATTCATATTCTTATTCTTAATCACTATGCTTATATATTTAGTATCTATTGAATTGTGAAGTGATCTTGGGACTTTATATTTGGACTTACatataattacatatataacTACGTaagaaaacctaattaattaaaaaaaaaattaaggaatcATCACTATATAATTAGTTATAGGAAGCGTGCATGCCTTAAAGGGTTCATTATCTGTGCGGTAAACTATGCCTGGGACATCATGCAGCCAAAATGGAAAACCCctgagaaaattaaaataaaatgaaaaggcAATAGAAACTACGAATTAATTATATTCCACAAAGAACCAATTATATTAATTAGTACAATAGCTatgttacacacacacacacatatataacaCATGCATGCATAGTAGTATAGTACGTACCCATATGTCCATTCACTCTCAATGAATGGTCCAATCCTAAGGCAAGCATAAAGCCCTTGTGCTTGGATTTCCTTTATGAACTTTACTAGATCATATCTTCCACTGAAATCGTACTGTGAAATATTTCATTTCTGTTAATAGTTATGAGAAATATGAGAGCAATGGAATATGAGATTGATATGACATTTCCTTAGTACCTGACCCGGTTGAGGCTCGTGAAGGTTCCAAAACACATAGGTTTGAATCACATCAAGTCCTCCTTCCTTGGCTTTTCCGATCAGAGATGGCCACATCTACACCAATAATTTTACTCTCTTTCACTTTCTAACAAGGAAAAATATCTACAATAATCCTGACTCAGCCGATCAAAACTGAATGCAAGATAGGGGAAGACAATAAGATAAACTTCTAGACTCTTTGTAGAACAACCCAGGCTAACAATTGCGTCGGCAACGAGATGAATGTGCTTCTCGATATACATGGGTTGAGGACATCGCTCGAAATTGAGCCTCGACGAGCTTGATGTCTTTGACAATAGTCTAGAAAGGTAAagctttttttgtttcttttttgtttctttgtagtTCATTTCATTCACTCCACCAGCCAGCAGTGGTATATACTTTTCAAAGTTCACATTCTTACAGTACGTTCACAGAAAATGGGCAAAAGTCAGTATCAATCAAGGAATTACATGTGACAGAGATAAGGACCTAGCCTCCTTATTGCTGCTACCCGTGATCTATTAATTGTTGGTATTTGGTAAAAACAATTATCACTAAAATCACACATTATTGGGAATTTGGGAGAGAAAAGGATCTCACAttctgaggaaaaaaaaaaaagacaaaaaaaaactgaaaaaataaataaattattaaagAGAACAAAAGAACAGTTGCACAACGCATTACATGCTAGCTGATCATGTATAGTCTTACAGAACCAGAAAATGCATTACCTCAGGCGTACTCCGAGGATAGTGAATAGAACCTGAAAAAAGAATCTTTCTTTGGCCGTCGATGATGAGAGATCTTCCGTCGTAGGTTACATTTCCTCCACTAACAGAAACCCCTTCATCAGTAATCagaaccaccaccaccataacCCAAAACTGTAGCCAGCGCcattccatctctctctctctctctcttcactaaGATAAGCAAGGAAGATGAAGCAGCAGCTGGTACACTTAACTTCGTCTTTATGGGGACGTTAAAGACATATATACTCGTTAAAGTTTGGTAACTGAAAGGTGGAGTACTTGGGAATGTATATATGGGATTGTATTAATGTAAAAGGAAACCTTCTGATTCTAACGTACACCACTCAAATATATTTCATCACTAGCAAACAGAGGATATAGGGTTATCTTGGTGATGAGATCTCGAAGTGTCACATGCACCGTTTGTATATTTCAGTTTTGCTAAGATAGATAGTGCACAAGATTGTGTGATTATTGGTTAGTTTTGTCTTTGCAGCTGTATATATGTACACATCTAAGTCGATCATGGCGTGCCTGGAATGCAAAGCAACGCTAGCTTAGGTTGCTTGTCACGACTCATTCCATGACTCATAGATGCACTAGTTTAGTTTTGTTATGTGATATATGTATCTCATTGTCTCTGAAAAGGCCCAGACACCAATAAAGTTGCATATGCCATCTTTTAAGTTTTAGTCAGGTGTTTAACCACCACCATGAAAACTGTTTGTCATTTATTTGATCATTTCTAATTACTGAATAATACTTGGTTTATTAAGGTATCATGTAAAAATTACATTATATATGTAGCAACTAGCAACAATTATGACATAGAAAGATATATTTATTAAATATTATAGTTATATTATGTCAGTCGTTATATAAGGTATTTTTAAGTGATACATAAAAATGTGATTCATTTAACAATATTTTTCCTATTTGATCGTTTAACAAAAACCCTTCTAACATCACTAATACACTTTGGACTGAATGATGAAGTTTAGGCATTTGTTGAACTGTGGTTGCAGTGACGTGTGCCCCATGGCGTGCCTGGAATGTAAAGTTAGGGTTAAATGGCGTGATAAAAAGGAGCCCAACCACTATGCCTAGTCTGAGGCTAGCTAGAGCTTGCTAGGTGTACCCTTAGTTTCCCGACTCATAACTCATAAAGTGTCTTTCTAACTTCATAATACGAATCGAATGTCATAATAAGATTGTGTGTACGTTCCTAAAGAAACAAGCATgagtctgttttttttttaacaaattacatagaagttattgacaaaaaataacttaacaaatacatccattaaagattgaattaaacatataaggactaaatcttacaaataaggacaatgtgctctccacttgccacatgttatgatttaatttacttttttacccttaactacttctttggACTTCTAATTCCTTTAcaaggattaaatcttacaaataaggacaatctgctctccacttgccacatgtcatgatttaatttacttttttaccgtTAACTATTGTTTTTGACTTCTAATTCCTTTACccctttttttttagaataatcattttatcttactttttttttcttgagaataatctTTTTTacgttactttttttttttttagaacaatccgtttatgttcctttttttttttttggaataatccgtttatgttattattattattttttcttttagaacaatccgtttatgttactctttttttttcttgagaataatccctttatgttacttcacaaaacctcattctcctactactctcatctcattgcctaattctgctactgcactcgtccaatcgtGCAACTGCagtcgctgcactcatactcgtccagttctgctactgcacttgtactcgtgttgtgctactgcactcgtgatcgcctaatcctgctactgcacttatacttgtccagttctgctactgcactcgtcatcacctaatcctgctactgcactcatacttgtccagttctgctactgcactcgtcatcatccaatcctgctactgcactcgttgtACTCATACTCATCAAGttctcgctgcactcatactcgtccaattaTGTTAGTGCACttctactcgtgttctgctactgcactcatcatcgcctaatcttgctactgcagtcgtccaatcctgctactgctactgcactcgtccaatcctgctactacgctcgctgcactcatactcgtccaattatgctactgcacttgtactcgtgttctgctactgcactcgacattgcctaatcctgctactgcactcgctgcactcataatCATATTGCACCTGTATTGGCAATATGATTGTTTCTGGTCCTTGCCTTTGTTTCTTGCTCCAttgttctcttcttcttcctcctcctctactTCACTGTCCTCTTCTCCCCCGTCTTATTccttctcatcttcttcctcctcttcttccctTTCTTGTTCCACTTCTTTCTGCTTTTGTCTCTTTACTCTTGTGcttggaaactttttcctaCGTGCCGGAGCTTTTCTTCTCACCGATTTTGTTGTGCCATCTCCCTTTTGCACCTATACACAGTAGCAGATCAAATCATTAACATAAACAATAAACATAAAGTTGCAGATCATTTCAATTTGAACAGTAGCAGATCAAATCATATTATGTATGCAATGCACCTTAGATATATAGTACCTATGGTTCTTATTTAAACACATCTGTTTGTTTGAACTTTATTTACCTACCTTGATCACATTCACATGGTTTCACCTTCTATATATACCATATCCTAGCTTCTCTGGAAAAAGCACCGCATCAATTGATAACCAAAGACGTACAGAAAGTAATGAAATTTTATAGAAACTGAGAAAGAAGCTCACATAGCTTACGTTGTGAGCCCCGGAATAGAATCTATCGAGATAAGGTGAGATCGTTTGGAATAAATTTGACGATCTCGGTAACTATTAGGGTCTTCGGGACTAATTATTGAGGATTTTTCACAAGGTGGAATCTCCAAAGTTTGGAGTCtataataaagtacgcgacgTTACGAGTCTGTgagaattttcggggaatttttccgacaccggaactatttattttgaatttccgaagtttaggaattatggaaattcattttaaataaaaagaaatgctCTGGCGTGATCTGGACCGTTAAAAGTCCACCGCTTGATCAGCACCGTTCATTTTGATTGAAAGCAGGCTATAAATAGCCCTTTGATAAGATCAGCGTCCCAGATTATTCCAGAACACATCAGAAGCCTCGACCCGTTTCTCCAGCCCGTCGACCCGGCGACTGAACCCGATCGGAACTTCCCTCGTCCGGCCACTTCACAGCGGCGCACTGGTCGTGCTCGATGCGTCTTCTCATCGTGGTTCCTCCTCTGGTCACGGATCGTCCATGCATGGAGTAAGAAGAGAGAATCGAAGCCCAAAAGCTTCGGGTTTTCCGGCGAAGCTTCTGCAGTTTCCGGCGATCTTCGGGGTTGCGTGAGGTACCAAAATTGATCCCCTCGTTATGGTCTCCACGTTAGTCTAATTAG encodes the following:
- the LOC133724642 gene encoding beta-galactosidase 6; its protein translation is MEWRWLQFWVMVVVVLITDEGVSVSGGNVTYDGRSLIIDGQRKILFSGSIHYPRSTPEMWPSLIGKAKEGGLDVIQTYVFWNLHEPQPGQYDFSGRYDLVKFIKEIQAQGLYACLRIGPFIESEWTYGGFPFWLHDVPGIVYRTDNEPFKFYMQNFTTKIVNLMKSEELYASQGGPIILSQIENEYQNVEAAFHEKGPAYVRWAAKMAVDLQTGVPWVMCKQTDAPDPVINTCNGMQCGKTFGGPNSPNKPSMWTENWTSFYQVYGGEPYIRSAENIAFHVALFIARMNGSYVNYYMYHGGTNFGRTSSAYVITGYYDQAPLDEYGLLRQPKWGHLKQLHAAFRNCSTTLLQGMRTNFSLGQLQEAYVFQEESAGRCVAFLVNNDEKTNATVQFRNISYYLMPMSISILPDCEKVIFNTAKVNTSSNKRITRSAQIFDSVDSWEGSKDVIQNFEPTISLQSDTLLEHMNVTKDKSDYLWYTMRFQHNISCTEPVLRVESFGHVTHAFVNGIHTGNAHGSHDTKQFIMETPVLLNNGSNNISLLSVMVGLPDSGAFLESKFAGLKRVEIHCNSDQFYNFTNYAWGYQVGLLGEKLQIYREENLDNIEWNNIEGYFNQSLTWYMTFFDAPVGNDPVALNLSSMAKGEAWINGQSIGRYWVSFLTSKGKPSQTMYHVPRSFLKDSENLLVLLEEVGGNPLHISLDTISLSSLSESTYHQIPSISLE